The proteins below come from a single Rhizobium rhizoryzae genomic window:
- a CDS encoding ABC transporter substrate-binding protein, whose protein sequence is MAFAASVSDGKVKIGILNDQSGVYADFGGKGSVEAAKMAVEDFGGKVLDSAIEIVDADHQNKPDIASNIARQWFDTNQVDAIMELTTSSVALAVQAIAKEKKKIDIVTGAATTELTGKQCSPYGFHWAYDTHALAVGTGGALVKQGGKKWFFLTADYAFGYSLEGQTSEFVKANGGEVVGAVRHPLSNADYSSFLLQAQSSGANVVGLANAGADTQNAIKQAAEFGITQSGQRLAALLFTLAEVNGLGLEAAQGLTLTEGFYWDRDDESRKFGERYMKRTGKMPNMIQAGTYSAVLQYLKAIQKAGTDETEAVAKQLHSMPVEDVFAGKGTVGPNGRMIKDMYLLEVKKPSESKKPWDYFKVLATIPGKEAYIDPAKSGCDLVK, encoded by the coding sequence ATGGCGTTTGCTGCTTCCGTTTCCGACGGAAAGGTGAAGATCGGCATTCTGAACGACCAGTCCGGTGTCTATGCCGATTTCGGCGGCAAGGGCTCTGTCGAGGCGGCAAAGATGGCCGTTGAAGATTTTGGCGGCAAGGTGCTCGATAGCGCCATCGAGATTGTTGACGCTGACCATCAGAACAAGCCGGACATCGCTTCCAACATCGCACGCCAGTGGTTCGACACAAACCAGGTCGATGCCATCATGGAATTGACGACGTCTTCCGTCGCTCTCGCGGTGCAGGCGATTGCAAAGGAAAAGAAGAAGATCGACATCGTTACCGGTGCTGCGACGACAGAACTGACGGGCAAGCAGTGCAGCCCCTATGGCTTCCATTGGGCCTACGATACACATGCTCTGGCTGTTGGCACCGGCGGCGCGCTCGTCAAGCAGGGCGGCAAGAAGTGGTTCTTCCTGACGGCTGACTACGCATTCGGTTACTCGCTCGAGGGCCAGACCAGCGAATTCGTCAAGGCCAATGGTGGTGAAGTGGTGGGTGCAGTCCGCCATCCGCTCAGCAACGCAGACTACTCGTCGTTCCTGCTTCAGGCGCAGTCATCCGGTGCGAATGTCGTCGGTCTCGCGAATGCTGGCGCGGATACGCAGAACGCCATCAAGCAGGCAGCGGAATTTGGCATCACGCAGAGCGGACAGCGCCTTGCAGCGCTGCTCTTCACGCTTGCCGAAGTCAACGGCCTCGGTCTTGAAGCGGCACAGGGTCTGACCCTGACGGAAGGTTTCTACTGGGATCGTGACGACGAGAGCCGCAAGTTCGGCGAGCGTTATATGAAGCGCACTGGCAAAATGCCGAACATGATCCAGGCGGGCACCTATTCTGCTGTTCTTCAATACCTGAAGGCCATCCAGAAGGCCGGAACGGATGAGACGGAAGCCGTTGCCAAGCAGTTGCATTCCATGCCGGTCGAAGACGTCTTCGCGGGCAAGGGCACTGTTGGCCCGAATGGCCGCATGATCAAGGACATGTACCTGCTGGAAGTCAAGAAGCCGTCCGAGAGCAAGAAGCCCTGGGACTACTTCAAGGTTCTTGCCACCATTCCTGGCAAGGAAGCCTATATCGATCCGGCCAAGAGCGGCTGTGACCTCGTAAAATAA
- a CDS encoding LysR family transcriptional regulator: MTKAHFTWDDLQFFLAVARSGQLSTAARKLRTSHATVSRRIDRLEFTLKVKLFERNPRGYVLTPIGQRFVETAEKVEQETERLEAELAGQGPAQQGVVRISAPEGFSNFFLAARFGELSARYPNLALELVTIQQIMALSRKEADLAVVLDPPKAGPYHVEKLTDYALQIYASQSYLDRRGTPESREELLNHQFIGYIQDMIFAPGLDYLGDIHPRIQPSLQSSSIFAQLTATRNGLGVCVLPFFIARQYPELQPVLSDVKLDRHYWLVCHQDLVQSSRIRAIIGFLRDIVAKDQSQFLSNGVDEPRAKGRGRHTTVSSG, encoded by the coding sequence GTGACCAAAGCGCACTTTACATGGGATGACCTGCAATTCTTTCTTGCTGTGGCGCGTTCAGGCCAGCTCTCGACGGCAGCGAGAAAACTGAGGACAAGTCACGCCACGGTCTCGCGCCGCATCGATCGGCTGGAGTTTACCCTGAAGGTCAAGCTCTTCGAGCGTAACCCGCGCGGCTATGTGCTGACACCAATTGGCCAGCGATTCGTGGAAACGGCAGAGAAGGTCGAACAGGAGACCGAGCGGCTGGAAGCGGAACTGGCCGGTCAGGGGCCTGCTCAGCAAGGTGTCGTGCGCATCTCTGCACCGGAGGGCTTCTCGAACTTCTTTCTCGCCGCCCGTTTCGGAGAACTTTCCGCACGCTATCCAAATCTCGCACTTGAACTTGTGACGATCCAGCAGATCATGGCGCTCTCACGCAAGGAGGCCGATCTTGCCGTCGTCCTCGATCCGCCAAAGGCGGGGCCCTATCATGTCGAGAAACTGACCGACTACGCGCTGCAAATCTATGCAAGCCAGAGCTATCTCGACCGTCGTGGCACGCCGGAAAGCCGAGAGGAACTGCTCAATCACCAATTCATCGGTTATATTCAGGATATGATCTTTGCGCCGGGGCTGGACTATCTGGGAGACATCCATCCGCGCATTCAACCGAGCCTGCAAAGCTCCAGTATCTTCGCGCAATTGACCGCAACCCGAAATGGATTGGGGGTCTGCGTTCTGCCCTTTTTCATCGCCCGCCAATATCCGGAACTTCAGCCAGTGTTGAGCGACGTGAAGCTTGACCGGCACTATTGGCTAGTTTGTCACCAGGATCTCGTGCAGTCCAGCCGTATTCGCGCAATCATTGGCTTTCTTCGGGATATCGTGGCGAAGGACCAGAGCCAGTTTCTGTCAAACGGCGTTGATGAACCGCGCGCAAAGGGCAGAGGCAGACATACGACCGTCTCATCCGGTTGA
- a CDS encoding aldose epimerase family protein — MPSLEVVDIAHGQFTVRVIPAWGGRVASLRHAEAGDILVPITASEFDPLNWPKAGGYPLFPFHNRIKQAAFHHDGVLRHLRPHPALGGDVMHGPAHQRVWQVTSSSSSSVSLRLDFEADADWPFAFIAHQQIGLDDLGLTVHLELVNRSDDPMPGCFGWHPYLAADLSAAARTDARNAYVLDKQNLPTLAAPAARQSEEIPAEVGYTLHFRDWTEASYSSKRGWDVAVTADPVFKHIAVHRTERYLCLEPVSAAAGVLNLNPELRQARDLTVLRPGEAIAGSVRVSVRSTG, encoded by the coding sequence ATGCCTTCGCTTGAGGTGGTCGACATTGCGCACGGGCAGTTTACGGTCCGTGTCATTCCAGCGTGGGGAGGGCGGGTTGCCAGCCTTCGCCATGCTGAGGCGGGCGATATTCTCGTGCCCATCACTGCGTCGGAATTCGATCCCTTGAACTGGCCGAAAGCCGGTGGCTATCCGCTGTTCCCTTTCCACAATCGGATCAAGCAGGCCGCGTTTCATCATGACGGCGTGCTCCGTCATTTGCGGCCGCATCCTGCCCTTGGCGGCGATGTGATGCACGGTCCTGCCCACCAGCGGGTGTGGCAGGTCACGTCATCCTCAAGTTCGTCCGTGTCCTTGCGATTGGATTTTGAAGCCGATGCCGACTGGCCATTTGCATTCATCGCGCACCAGCAGATTGGACTCGATGACCTTGGCCTGACTGTCCACCTGGAGCTTGTCAATCGCTCTGATGATCCCATGCCCGGATGTTTCGGCTGGCATCCTTATCTCGCCGCTGATCTATCCGCAGCCGCCCGGACAGATGCCCGGAATGCCTATGTGCTGGATAAGCAGAACCTTCCGACACTGGCCGCGCCTGCTGCTCGTCAATCGGAGGAGATTCCCGCTGAGGTTGGCTATACGCTGCACTTCCGCGACTGGACCGAGGCATCCTACTCTTCGAAAAGAGGATGGGACGTGGCCGTGACTGCAGATCCTGTCTTCAAGCACATCGCGGTCCATCGAACAGAACGTTACCTCTGCCTTGAGCCAGTAAGCGCGGCAGCCGGCGTCTTGAACCTGAACCCCGAGCTGCGGCAGGCAAGAGATTTGACCGTTCTGAGACCGGGCGAAGCGATTGCCGGATCGGTTCGCGTCTCTGTTCGATCAACCGGATGA
- a CDS encoding galactarate dehydratase: protein MKIDRMRVFVTRDKDRPRVIVALDTDDGLTGWGECYNHGPDLALPPLLDYLYGFIAGQDPTRVEYLVNLLIQQSRFPPGALGLSAISALDHCLWDLAAKAANVPVYKLLGGAVRDKIRVYAGVYTAPDAPAAKEELDRLNEGWGFTAFKLSPWRIDLHANRWGEVVRASAEYFRSLRETIRSDYEIAFDAHAKIFEPAAARQLGNALAPYDPLFFEEPLRPENIEAWGDLKQGLNCTLATGESLYSRFEFLRLLQVKGADWIQPDICVVGGITEMRKIAVLAEAHFVSMAPHNPMGPLATAVNVHFAAATQNFRILEYRLPRGQCYVYGGTDVETREDETRYVVDPYLPKDGYLELRPDRPGWGVEMDEKAMQEDGYVHWQRRVPKRPDGSYAFA from the coding sequence ATGAAAATTGATCGCATGCGCGTCTTCGTGACGCGCGACAAAGACCGTCCCCGCGTTATCGTCGCTCTGGACACTGATGATGGGTTGACCGGCTGGGGTGAATGCTACAATCACGGCCCCGACCTCGCGCTGCCGCCGCTACTGGATTACCTCTATGGCTTCATCGCCGGGCAGGATCCGACGCGCGTGGAGTATCTCGTCAACCTGCTGATCCAGCAAAGTCGCTTCCCCCCCGGTGCGCTCGGGCTTTCGGCAATTTCAGCGCTTGACCATTGCTTGTGGGATCTGGCGGCGAAGGCTGCAAATGTGCCGGTCTACAAGCTCCTGGGTGGCGCGGTGCGTGACAAGATCCGCGTCTACGCTGGTGTCTACACGGCACCGGATGCGCCCGCTGCCAAGGAAGAGCTTGATCGCCTGAACGAAGGCTGGGGCTTTACCGCCTTCAAGCTAAGTCCATGGCGCATCGATCTGCATGCCAATCGCTGGGGTGAGGTCGTTCGCGCTTCGGCGGAATATTTCCGCTCCCTGCGTGAGACGATCCGTTCCGACTACGAAATCGCGTTCGATGCACATGCAAAGATCTTTGAACCTGCGGCGGCGCGGCAGCTTGGCAATGCGCTTGCTCCTTACGATCCGTTGTTCTTCGAAGAGCCGCTGCGGCCAGAGAACATCGAGGCCTGGGGTGATCTGAAGCAGGGTCTCAACTGCACGCTCGCGACAGGTGAAAGCCTCTACAGCCGCTTCGAATTCCTGCGTCTGTTGCAGGTCAAGGGTGCAGACTGGATCCAGCCGGATATCTGCGTCGTCGGCGGCATCACTGAAATGCGCAAGATTGCCGTTCTGGCTGAAGCCCATTTCGTCAGCATGGCACCGCATAACCCCATGGGTCCGCTTGCCACGGCGGTGAATGTTCACTTCGCCGCGGCGACCCAGAACTTCCGTATCCTGGAATATCGCCTGCCGCGCGGCCAGTGCTATGTCTACGGCGGGACCGATGTCGAGACGCGTGAAGACGAAACGCGCTACGTTGTCGATCCGTATCTGCCGAAGGATGGCTATCTGGAACTGCGCCCGGATCGTCCCGGCTGGGGTGTCGAAATGGATGAGAAGGCCATGCAGGAAGATGGCTATGTGCATTGGCAGCGCCGGGTACCTAAGCGTCCTGATGGTTCCTATGCCTTCGCTTGA
- a CDS encoding ABC transporter ATP-binding protein: MSDVLSMPARKPLLEVRNLVTEFPLRTGVFRAVNDLSFSIEAGKTLCVVGESGSGKSVTARSILQIVDAPGQIASGSIMLNTADGVSIDLAKLHPRSKAIRAVRGRDIAMIFQEPMSSLSPVHTVGDQITEAIRLHMKMTKDEARAEAINLLRQVEIPNPELAIDRYAFQYSGGMRQRAMIAMALACRPKLLIADEPTTALDVTTQAEILDLIARLQKQSGMAVLFITHDMGVVAQIADDVLVMHHGVAKEYGTVEQIFHSPQDPYTKMLIGSVLKLEQKAEIRLARPSLDQTAPPILEVRNLSQQFGTVKALDNVSISLLPGETLGIVGESGSGKTTMGRAIMRLYDPTAGEMLYRKADGSVVDLAKIDGEELKKARRELRMVFQDPFGSLNPRMTVAQVIGEPLLVNGIARGKELDDRVSHLMEQVGLDPRGRERYPHAFSGGQRQRIGIARAITLNPRIIVADEATSALDVSVRFQVLDLLMKLQDQLGLAYIFISHDIGVIRYMCDRVGVMYRGKIVEVGEAEKVCNAPDHPYTQALLSAIPRPDPRDRDRSRRFRYIEPAAVKNGSAGR, from the coding sequence ATGTCTGATGTTCTCTCCATGCCCGCCCGCAAGCCGCTTCTGGAAGTTCGCAATCTCGTTACCGAGTTTCCCCTGCGAACTGGCGTATTCCGCGCTGTCAACGATCTCTCATTCTCGATTGAAGCCGGCAAGACGCTCTGTGTCGTCGGCGAAAGTGGTTCCGGCAAATCGGTGACCGCCCGTTCAATCCTGCAGATTGTCGACGCGCCCGGTCAGATCGCCTCCGGCTCCATCATGCTGAACACGGCAGATGGCGTCTCGATCGATTTGGCGAAATTGCACCCGCGCAGCAAGGCGATCCGTGCCGTGCGCGGGCGTGACATTGCAATGATCTTTCAGGAGCCGATGTCCTCGCTATCGCCGGTGCATACGGTGGGCGACCAGATCACGGAAGCCATCCGTCTTCACATGAAGATGACGAAGGACGAGGCCCGCGCCGAGGCGATCAATCTGCTGCGGCAGGTTGAAATCCCGAACCCGGAACTGGCAATCGACCGCTACGCGTTCCAGTATTCCGGCGGCATGCGCCAACGTGCGATGATTGCCATGGCGCTGGCCTGCCGTCCAAAGCTCCTGATCGCCGATGAACCGACGACGGCGCTTGATGTGACGACGCAGGCCGAAATCCTGGACCTCATCGCTCGCCTGCAGAAGCAAAGCGGTATGGCGGTTCTGTTCATCACCCACGACATGGGTGTGGTTGCGCAGATTGCCGATGACGTGCTCGTCATGCATCACGGCGTCGCCAAGGAGTATGGAACGGTCGAGCAGATCTTCCATTCGCCGCAGGATCCCTACACGAAGATGCTGATCGGCTCCGTGCTGAAGCTGGAGCAGAAGGCGGAAATACGGCTTGCCCGACCGTCGCTGGACCAGACTGCGCCGCCCATTCTCGAAGTGCGCAATCTTTCGCAGCAGTTCGGCACTGTGAAGGCGCTCGATAACGTTTCCATATCACTGCTGCCGGGCGAAACTCTTGGTATCGTCGGCGAAAGTGGTTCCGGCAAGACGACCATGGGCCGCGCCATCATGCGGCTTTACGACCCGACCGCCGGCGAAATGCTCTACCGCAAGGCAGATGGTTCCGTGGTCGATCTCGCAAAAATCGATGGCGAGGAACTGAAAAAGGCCCGCCGCGAGTTGCGCATGGTGTTTCAGGATCCTTTTGGCTCCCTTAACCCGCGCATGACGGTGGCTCAGGTTATTGGTGAGCCGCTCCTCGTCAACGGCATTGCCAGAGGCAAGGAACTAGATGACAGGGTCAGTCACCTCATGGAACAGGTCGGTCTCGATCCTCGTGGCCGTGAGCGCTACCCGCATGCCTTTTCCGGTGGCCAGCGCCAGCGCATTGGGATTGCCCGCGCCATCACCTTGAACCCACGCATTATTGTCGCAGACGAAGCGACATCGGCGCTGGATGTTTCGGTGCGCTTCCAGGTTCTCGATCTCCTGATGAAGCTGCAGGACCAGTTGGGGCTCGCTTACATCTTCATCAGCCACGACATCGGCGTCATTCGCTACATGTGCGACCGCGTGGGCGTCATGTATCGAGGCAAGATCGTCGAAGTCGGTGAGGCAGAGAAGGTCTGCAACGCACCCGATCATCCCTACACGCAGGCGCTGCTTTCCGCCATTCCGCGTCCAGATCCACGCGACCGCGACCGTTCGCGCCGCTTCCGCTACATCGAGCCCGCAGCCGTAAAGAATGGCAGCGCGGGGCGATAA